In Gymnogyps californianus isolate 813 chromosome 6, ASM1813914v2, whole genome shotgun sequence, a single window of DNA contains:
- the LOC127017483 gene encoding cytochrome P450 2H1-like isoform X2: MELLGMTTIFLLVCISCLLLFASWRSISQKEKQPPGPISLPIVGNILQLNPWNLSESLKKLSKKYGPVFTIYLGPQKIVVLYGYDVVKEALIDQADDFSGRGNLPLLKKLFRGKGIVTSNGETWKQLRRFALTTLRDFGMGKKSIEERIQEEASFLVERIRNTHERPFNPGNFLVHSVANIICSIVFGDRFDYEDKKFLTLIELLDENNKLQNSIQTQLYNFFPIVMEYLPGPHQKMIKNTEKVNQFTLDIIAEHQETLDPTCPRDFIDAFLNKMEQEKGNGHSEFTTETLSRTTLDLFLAGTGTTSITLRHGLLILQKYPEIVEKIQKEIDCVIGRDRRPRMADRSQMPYTDAVVHEIQRFIDFLPINVPHTVIKDTKFRDYFIRKDTMIFPLLTPILHDSKEFPNPEKFDPGHFLNANGTFKKSDYFMPFSAGKRICAGEGLARMELFIFLTAILQNFTLKSVVDHKDIDISPLPRVLANMPRPYEVSFLPR; this comes from the exons ATGGAGCTCCTGGGAATGACCACTATTTTCTTGCTGGTCTGCATCTCTTGCCTTCTTCTCTTTGCCTCATGGAGAAGCATATcacaaaaagagaagcagcctcCTGGTCCCATCTCACTCCCTATTGTTGGAAACATACTCCAGCTGAACCCGTGGAACTTGTCTGAAAGCTTGAAGAAG CTCAGCAAGAAGTATGGTCCTGTCTTCACAATATACTTAGGCCCACAAAAGATTGTGGTGCTGTATGGCTACGATGTTGTGAAAGAAGCTCTGATTGATCAGGCAGATGACTTCAGCGGAAGAGGCAATCTACCACTGCTTAAAAAACTCTTCCGAGGCAAAG GCATTGTGACCAGCAATGGGGAGACCTGGAAGCAGCTCCGACGATTTGCACTCACCACCCTGCGGGATTTTGGGATGGGGAAGAAGAGCATCGAGGAGCGAATCCAGGAGGAAGCTTCTTTTCTGGTGGAGAGGATCAGGAACACACATG AGCGACCCTTCAACCCTGGTAACTTCCTAGTCCACTCTGTTGCCAACATCATCTGCTCCATTGTCTTTGGGGATCGGTTTGACTACGAGGACAAGAAATTTCTAACTTTAATTGAGTTGCTAGATGAAAACAACAAGCTCCAGAACTCTATACAAACACAG ctataCAATTTCTTCCCAATCGTCATGGAGTATTTACCTGGGCCTCAtcaaaaaatgataaaaaatactgaaaaagtcAATCAATTTACTTTAGACATCATAGCGGAACACCAGGAAACCCTGGATCCCACTTGTCCTCGAGATTTTATTGATGCTTTTCTTAACAAAATGGAACAG GAAAAAGGGAATGGTCACTCAGAATTCACCACTGAGACCCTGAGCAGAACCACGCTCGACTTGTTCCTTGCAGGAACAGGGACCACCAGCATCACGCTGAGACATGGACTTCTGATTCTCCAGAAATACCCAGAGATAGTAG agaaaattcaaaaggaGATTGACTGTGTGATTGGCCGAGACCGAAGACCCCGCATGGCAGATCGGAGCCAGATGCCCTACACAGATGCTGTGGTCCATGAAATCCAGAGATTCATTGATTTCCTTCCAATTAATGTCCCACATACTGTGATCAAAGACACCAAGTTCAGAGACTATTTTATCCGCAAG GACACCATGATATTCCCTCTGCTGACTCCCATCCTACATGATAGCAAGGAATTTCCAAATCCAGAAAAATTTGACCCAGGACATTTCCTGAACGCAAATGGTACCTTTAAAAAGAGTGACTACTTCATGCCATTTTCTGCAG GAAAACGCATCTGTGCAGGAGAAGGTCTGGCCCGGATGGAgctattcatatttttaacagcCATCCTGCAGAACTTTACTTTGAAATCTGTTGTGGATCACAAGGACATTGACATTTCCCCATTACCCAGGGTTCTGGCAAATATGCCCCGACCTTATGAGGTCTCTTTTCTTCCACGTTAG
- the LOC127017483 gene encoding cytochrome P450 2H2-like isoform X3 — MELLGMTTIFLLVCISCLLLFASWRSISQKEKQPPGPISLPIVGNILQLNPWNLSESLKKLSKKYGPVFTIYLGPQKIVVLYGYDVVKEALIDQADDFSGRGNLPLLKKLFRGKGIVTSNGETWKQLRRFALTTLRDFGMGKKSIEERIQEEASFLVERIRNTHERPFNPGNFLVHSVANIICSIVFGDRFDYEDKKFLTLIELLDENNKLQNSIQTQEKGNGHSEFTTETLSRTTLDLFLAGTGTTSITLRHGLLILQKYPEIVEKIQKEIDCVIGRDRRPRMADRSQMPYTDAVVHEIQRFIDFLPINVPHTVIKDTKFRDYFIRKDTMIFPLLTPILHDSKEFPNPEKFDPGHFLNANGTFKKSDYFMPFSAGKRICAGEGLARMELFIFLTAILQNFTLKSVVDHKDIDISPLPRVLANMPRPYEVSFLPR, encoded by the exons ATGGAGCTCCTGGGAATGACCACTATTTTCTTGCTGGTCTGCATCTCTTGCCTTCTTCTCTTTGCCTCATGGAGAAGCATATcacaaaaagagaagcagcctcCTGGTCCCATCTCACTCCCTATTGTTGGAAACATACTCCAGCTGAACCCGTGGAACTTGTCTGAAAGCTTGAAGAAG CTCAGCAAGAAGTATGGTCCTGTCTTCACAATATACTTAGGCCCACAAAAGATTGTGGTGCTGTATGGCTACGATGTTGTGAAAGAAGCTCTGATTGATCAGGCAGATGACTTCAGCGGAAGAGGCAATCTACCACTGCTTAAAAAACTCTTCCGAGGCAAAG GCATTGTGACCAGCAATGGGGAGACCTGGAAGCAGCTCCGACGATTTGCACTCACCACCCTGCGGGATTTTGGGATGGGGAAGAAGAGCATCGAGGAGCGAATCCAGGAGGAAGCTTCTTTTCTGGTGGAGAGGATCAGGAACACACATG AGCGACCCTTCAACCCTGGTAACTTCCTAGTCCACTCTGTTGCCAACATCATCTGCTCCATTGTCTTTGGGGATCGGTTTGACTACGAGGACAAGAAATTTCTAACTTTAATTGAGTTGCTAGATGAAAACAACAAGCTCCAGAACTCTATACAAACACAG GAAAAAGGGAATGGTCACTCAGAATTCACCACTGAGACCCTGAGCAGAACCACGCTCGACTTGTTCCTTGCAGGAACAGGGACCACCAGCATCACGCTGAGACATGGACTTCTGATTCTCCAGAAATACCCAGAGATAGTAG agaaaattcaaaaggaGATTGACTGTGTGATTGGCCGAGACCGAAGACCCCGCATGGCAGATCGGAGCCAGATGCCCTACACAGATGCTGTGGTCCATGAAATCCAGAGATTCATTGATTTCCTTCCAATTAATGTCCCACATACTGTGATCAAAGACACCAAGTTCAGAGACTATTTTATCCGCAAG GACACCATGATATTCCCTCTGCTGACTCCCATCCTACATGATAGCAAGGAATTTCCAAATCCAGAAAAATTTGACCCAGGACATTTCCTGAACGCAAATGGTACCTTTAAAAAGAGTGACTACTTCATGCCATTTTCTGCAG GAAAACGCATCTGTGCAGGAGAAGGTCTGGCCCGGATGGAgctattcatatttttaacagcCATCCTGCAGAACTTTACTTTGAAATCTGTTGTGGATCACAAGGACATTGACATTTCCCCATTACCCAGGGTTCTGGCAAATATGCCCCGACCTTATGAGGTCTCTTTTCTTCCACGTTAG
- the LOC127017483 gene encoding cytochrome P450 2H1-like isoform X1, whose product MELLGMTTIFLLVCISCLLLFASWRSISQKEKQPPGPISLPIVGNILQLNPWNLSESLKKLSKKYGPVFTIYLGPQKIVVLYGYDVVKEALIDQADDFSGRGNLPLLKKLFRGKGIVTSNGETWKQLRRFALTTLRDFGMGKKSIEERIQEEASFLVERIRNTHERPFNPGNFLVHSVANIICSIVFGDRFDYEDKKFLTLIELLDENNKLQNSIQTQVCTLYNFFPIVMEYLPGPHQKMIKNTEKVNQFTLDIIAEHQETLDPTCPRDFIDAFLNKMEQEKGNGHSEFTTETLSRTTLDLFLAGTGTTSITLRHGLLILQKYPEIVEKIQKEIDCVIGRDRRPRMADRSQMPYTDAVVHEIQRFIDFLPINVPHTVIKDTKFRDYFIRKDTMIFPLLTPILHDSKEFPNPEKFDPGHFLNANGTFKKSDYFMPFSAGKRICAGEGLARMELFIFLTAILQNFTLKSVVDHKDIDISPLPRVLANMPRPYEVSFLPR is encoded by the exons ATGGAGCTCCTGGGAATGACCACTATTTTCTTGCTGGTCTGCATCTCTTGCCTTCTTCTCTTTGCCTCATGGAGAAGCATATcacaaaaagagaagcagcctcCTGGTCCCATCTCACTCCCTATTGTTGGAAACATACTCCAGCTGAACCCGTGGAACTTGTCTGAAAGCTTGAAGAAG CTCAGCAAGAAGTATGGTCCTGTCTTCACAATATACTTAGGCCCACAAAAGATTGTGGTGCTGTATGGCTACGATGTTGTGAAAGAAGCTCTGATTGATCAGGCAGATGACTTCAGCGGAAGAGGCAATCTACCACTGCTTAAAAAACTCTTCCGAGGCAAAG GCATTGTGACCAGCAATGGGGAGACCTGGAAGCAGCTCCGACGATTTGCACTCACCACCCTGCGGGATTTTGGGATGGGGAAGAAGAGCATCGAGGAGCGAATCCAGGAGGAAGCTTCTTTTCTGGTGGAGAGGATCAGGAACACACATG AGCGACCCTTCAACCCTGGTAACTTCCTAGTCCACTCTGTTGCCAACATCATCTGCTCCATTGTCTTTGGGGATCGGTTTGACTACGAGGACAAGAAATTTCTAACTTTAATTGAGTTGCTAGATGAAAACAACAAGCTCCAGAACTCTATACAAACACAGGTGtgtaca ctataCAATTTCTTCCCAATCGTCATGGAGTATTTACCTGGGCCTCAtcaaaaaatgataaaaaatactgaaaaagtcAATCAATTTACTTTAGACATCATAGCGGAACACCAGGAAACCCTGGATCCCACTTGTCCTCGAGATTTTATTGATGCTTTTCTTAACAAAATGGAACAG GAAAAAGGGAATGGTCACTCAGAATTCACCACTGAGACCCTGAGCAGAACCACGCTCGACTTGTTCCTTGCAGGAACAGGGACCACCAGCATCACGCTGAGACATGGACTTCTGATTCTCCAGAAATACCCAGAGATAGTAG agaaaattcaaaaggaGATTGACTGTGTGATTGGCCGAGACCGAAGACCCCGCATGGCAGATCGGAGCCAGATGCCCTACACAGATGCTGTGGTCCATGAAATCCAGAGATTCATTGATTTCCTTCCAATTAATGTCCCACATACTGTGATCAAAGACACCAAGTTCAGAGACTATTTTATCCGCAAG GACACCATGATATTCCCTCTGCTGACTCCCATCCTACATGATAGCAAGGAATTTCCAAATCCAGAAAAATTTGACCCAGGACATTTCCTGAACGCAAATGGTACCTTTAAAAAGAGTGACTACTTCATGCCATTTTCTGCAG GAAAACGCATCTGTGCAGGAGAAGGTCTGGCCCGGATGGAgctattcatatttttaacagcCATCCTGCAGAACTTTACTTTGAAATCTGTTGTGGATCACAAGGACATTGACATTTCCCCATTACCCAGGGTTCTGGCAAATATGCCCCGACCTTATGAGGTCTCTTTTCTTCCACGTTAG